The Armatimonadota bacterium nucleotide sequence GCGCGGGAGGTGCGGGCCGCGGCCAGGGAGATCTCGCAGCGGCTGGGTGCCGGCGGTGCGGAGGCAAGGCTGGGTGACGCCGGTGCGGCGGCGGAGGCATCCACCGGACGCTCCCGGGGAGGCTGAGATGCCCAAGGTGCTGGTGACGCTGAGGGTCAACGGCGAGGCCTGCGAGGTCGCCGTGCCCGTGCACAAGACGCTGCTGGAGGTGCTGCGCGAGGACCTGCGCCTGACCGGCACCAAACACGGCTGCGAACTTGGGGAGTGCGGCACCTGCACCGTCCTGGTGGACGGCGAGCCCTGGCTGTCGTGCCTCACGTTGCCGGTGGAGGTCGAAGGGCGGGAGATCCTCACGGTGGAAGGTCTGGCGCAGGGAGGGCGCCCCCATCCCCTCCAGGCCGCCTTCGCCGAACTGGGCGCGGCGCAGTGCGGTTACTGCACCCCGGGGATCCTGGTGACGGCCAAGGCGCTCCTGGACGCCACGCCACGCCCCACGCGCCAGGAGATCGCGCAGGCCCTCTCGGGCAACCTGTGCCGGTGCACCGGCTACGTGAAGATC carries:
- a CDS encoding (2Fe-2S)-binding protein — protein: MPKVLVTLRVNGEACEVAVPVHKTLLEVLREDLRLTGTKHGCELGECGTCTVLVDGEPWLSCLTLPVEVEGREILTVEGLAQGGRPHPLQAAFAELGAAQCGYCTPGILVTAKALLDATPRPTRQEIAQALSGNLCRCTGYVKIFEAVELAARRMAEEAAPAGAPVSAPAGAAGGE